The Ananas comosus cultivar F153 linkage group 4, ASM154086v1, whole genome shotgun sequence region GTTTATATAATAAAAGGCTAATAAAGAACGGGAAGTGTTTCGGGTACGAATCCAACAATTTCGGTCTCTATTTGTGGCTTTAACCTTCAACTGCGCAtccccttttatatatatttttttcaatttatttttttccactccttttctttatttatttatttatttatttatttattgcatAATTTCCAACCATCACGCGGTGTTGGGCTTTGAAACATCCGTGACGGCGAATTATCATAACTCATAATTAAGCACCAAATGCCAATAAAAAGCTACCGCGTATGGCACCAAGCAACGTACCGATATTTTGCACCTATCACGTTCGAGCTTGAGAATAGATACGTAACGTCGGTGGCACGCGAACTTTTgcatttacttttcttttaaaaaaaaaaaaatttgacggtTCGTATGTAAGTTTGTAATTAACGAGTCTGTTCTTActaataatatcaattataattattattgttattattattgttatcatCGCGTCGAGTCAAACTCAAAGACTCGTGCGCACGTTGTCCGTTGACGACGACGAGACGTGATGGAAGGTAAGAAAGCATTGGCATCTGAGGTGGGGTTTGATCTTTGAACTTTGAACGATTCAAATGTGGCGAGAGAAGCTTCGTTCCCACTTCAATACAAGTTCGCAATCACCCTCGTTTCGTTCCGTTGCGTTTGGGCCCATCGATcccaattaattaaattaatttggtCCATGTGGCGGAATTTGTGGGTGCCATTTTGATGGGCAACAACGATCCATGTGGACATAGAAAAATGGTGGTTAACAACTGGGACATGGGAGAGATCGAAATCGGAAGTCGTCGCCGCGTCGTTTTCTTTTCTCAGTGCATTATTATTCCCTAAGCAAAGTCTCGTGGGTTCTAGAAAAGCTCGCAAATCATGTGCATTTTTTAGGCTTGTTTTGCACCtagctaaaattatttttcttggaATAATCGGCTCACACAACACGTAATTAAATGGATTTGcataaaaattgcaaaaattattcaAAACTACTGCAATtaaaaattctcaaatttttgTTGTAATGAATTCTTTTGGTTGATCGAACATGTACTCCACAATCTCGGTGTTGACGCGAGAAGTCGTTGCCTACACAGCTGTTTGGATCCCGAAGTATTGTAAATTGCGtttgtaaaattaaatatcaCAATTAACGCTCGACCTTGGAATGCAGAATTGTAAGTCATAGAGTATTGGTAACGGTTCGCGGCCATTTTTATGACATTCATTGGAATCCACATGTGGAAACTGCACATGCTGACCAGCAAAGCAAAGTATAATTTTGTTTTCCTCTTAGAATTAGCTAATTCATCTCAATTTCTAACTTGGTGCCTTGTCTTTTAATGGGACTAAATCCTCCTATCACTTACGGTTCAAACCCACTATTGCACCGAGAATATTGGTTCAACAGTGATTAGACGTAAGAATTAATTGTGCTCTGTGTGTATTGTGCAAGAGTTTTTTTTATCTATGATCAGTTTTAGTTTAATGTTGCGTTTTCGATAGATTATACATCTTTTTCAGCTCAGAGTTTAGGAACTCCACATATTATTAGTGCAGAGATTGCAAGTTCAGGGCCTCACAAAAGCTTTCCACATCCTCAAATCTCTCCAGTAATACTATTGCGCGAGCAGGATAGAGCTGAGAGATCGAGCATATCTGAGTGTACAGTAAAATGATGCCTTTCTTAAGCGTCTACGATGTAGAATAAAGAACGCAAAACTTTCTCTTTTGTAGCCTTACAGGCCATGTGAGATCTATAAAGGCATCGGCTGCATCAGATTCAGCATGGTTTACTTTAGGGCAAGTGTGGAGAGAGGTTCGTGGCATCCATTTTTGTCAAGCTCGAAACTGACGGTGCCGGGACCGGCCAACCGGAGGAGTAAAGAGCCCGAAAAATGGCCTAGCCCGATACGACACGACACAACACGATCTGCATGAAAGACACATTTAGTCTATTTGTCAACAAAAATAGGCGCATATAAATTTAACCTACAAAAGACACAATATGCATACTAGTTAACTgtctgaaattttaaatttgaagtctaattattttatattttttaaatatttttttaaaaaacttaacaTAACGAACaatatactatctttctctcctgaaaaagtaaaaaaaatagagtcaGGGAAAATATATGGGAAACCATTAAATGGGGCCCACCGAGGCATCCACGATGCAGCTTCACCTCAAACAAATAGAAAACTTTCTATTTCTTAGATTGAAGGAAAAGTGTAATGGAGCCCAGAGATAGAATAGTCAATACGAAGGCTGGGCCGTGTCGAAGCGTCTTAAATTAAACCGGGCCTTTCAAACAATGGGGCCGATGTGGGCCCAAATACGCACGGGGCCGCCACGGCTTAACAGGCCTAAGAAATGATCCAAAATGAGCCTAGGCCTGGCTTTTGATAAGTCTATTTATGGTATGCCACGGGtttttacctaaaatggaaagtTTTCCGTTTCGAGGGTAGGATAACTGAGAGTACGGAATATTTGTTAGTTCAATCGGGTTttgttagatttaattattttaagtatcttttataaaaattaaactgcaaaaattaacaaaatgatGGCTCCCAGACTTACCTAATTTATGGGTCTTAATTCATTCCTATTTGTattctaataatatttttgtagtAAAATAATTGACCAATCTATAGTAGGTAATAATTTCCTGTGATGTTTGAGATTTAAAAGTGTAGAGtatattttaaatacaaaataaaaaaaaagacgagCCCATCACTTGTCCTGTGGCCCAATTATGTACGAGTCCAAAGGGCCCATTTAATTTGGGCCCATATGGCGGCCCAGGCCTGCATTTTTCAAGACTATTTTTGGTTAGTTTCGGGACCTACTTAAAAAGGACACTTTTCAGTTTTGACGTGACAATACAGTAATGGAGCATCCACTGGGGCGATACGCTCACCACCACGTTCGAATAACCCGACGTTTTTTTAAGCAACAGTCcacgaaaaaaattattttgaaggaAACGAGGCGATTGATGCGGGAGGGTGAGCGCACTGGCGGTGACCGGACTCGAAAAGCCCAGCCCATATGTCAATTGACTAGCGAATCAATAGCGATCCAATATCCCCGCGATACGCTCACCGCCACCTAGCATAACCGCAGCGTTTTGTGCGCAGCAATccaccaaaaaaattattttgaagcaAACGCGACGGTTTGTGCGGAAGGGTGATCTCACTGGAGGTGACCGGACTCAGAAAGTGGTGTGAAAATATAGGCCGGCCCAATAAGTCAATTGCCCGGTGAATTAATGCGGCCCAGCCCAACATCGACCAACTATTGATGCCATATAGGCCGAATTAATTGACGGGGCGAACTAATCGAATGGGCCTTATTGCGAAACCACAGCCTAAAGAGTTGAGGTGCAATTAGATGGGCCTTCTTAAGACCCCAAGCTAGCTCATTTTGATAACACGTTTGAACTTAACTAATACATAGTCATTGAGGCCCTAaacatatttttgtattattgttattttttaattggaGTTGCATACGAAGATAACCTGTTCTAAGTGCTAAAATTCAATGGCCcttctctctcaatctctctgCTCTGCTCTGCTCTGCTCTGCAAATAAGTAGACATGGGTTTTTCTCACAGGGATCCGCTGCTCACCAGCAAGCTTAGCAAGAACAGATAAACAGTTTGATTCATACACAGTAAATATTCAATGGCGTATTGAATATTTACGCCAGTGAATATTCACAGAGCAAAaataaccaaaagaaaaaaagaagcaatgTCTTTTGTTGTATTAATTGGTATTGTGGTAACTTATGGTTAGTCATAATTCAGCTGATCTGTTTTCCAATTATTTGAGGTTTATTTCAACTATCATTCCTCCCCCATTCTTTTCATCAGGTCGTTGGTTAACCTCTATGCTGCTGGAGAATAAAGCAAGCGAATTGATGGTCCGGAGAGCTTGCTTTCCCGCTTCAGTATTAAACATGCCCTGGTCGCTGGTCGAAGCGGCACGCTAACAGCAACGTGCCATTATATCGCCTTTGGGTCCCAGCGATACGCTCACCGCCGCACACGAATAACCCCGACGTGTAGTAAGCAACAACCcacggaaattttttttttgtaggaaACGAGACGATTACTGCAGGAGGGTGAGCACACGGACGGTAACCGGACTCAGATAGCCCGGCCCAATAAGTCACTAGCGAATCAATAACCGGAGCAAATGGAGGCCCAACATCCCAGCGATTCGCTCATCGGGCTTGGATAGCCTGGCCCAATACGTCAATTGGCTGGTGAATTAATGCGGCCCAAAATTGGATCAACTTTCCATGATTCATGGGCTGACTTAATCGAATGGGCTCATCGCTAAAGCACAGCTTAAATAGGTGAGGTGCAACGACATGGCCATCCTTAAGAGCCCAAACTTTGTACACTGAACCACGCACCTaatggtttttgttttttttgcgtCCAGTGCGATAAAATTTGTCCAGAAAATAGAAAACCACTAGTAGCTCTCGAGTTATAACTTTAGCAAAGCACTCAACGCACCCAGAAAAGTAAAATGGAATAAGGTGTGGCTTGATAAATATGAAGAGGCCTGCTTtaaaaatgaatacattttcaACTTTCTCATGATAAATATGAAGAGGAGAAAAGTAGAATATCTTTCGTTTTTTACCTCTTATTATTTTGGCACATATCTTTTTTACCTCTTCTTATTTTGGAACATATCTCCTGGACAAAAATCATCAACAAACTAGTGTGTGTATGGCATGAAGGTTAAGCGGTCCCACGAGGAGTAGAAACAATACTATCCTCACATTCCCCACCCGCTGAGACACCCAATCCAAACTTCCAAACTACAATATCCTCACATTCCCCACCCGCTGAGGCACCCAATCCAAACTTCAAACTACAACCCCCCAAGAAGAACACATGGATCAGAAACGCGGGAAACTAAAGCAACAATGGCTGCCTCAGCTGCGATCTCTGCTCCCTCTCAGCTCCTCTGCAGCAGAGCTTCGACCCGTATCTCACCCTTTCCGCATTTGGTCCTCTCGCTTTTGCCCGGGAGGGCCTGCTCACACCATGTGCGCTCTTCTCCAGCTTCAAATATACGATGCGCTGCAGTGGACGCCACAGCGTCGCAAGTGGAGACGGTGGCAACCAAGAAGAAGAGCAGCTTTGCAGTGCAGACGCTGACAACATGGCTGCTGAAGCAGGAACAAGCAGGCAACATCGACACAGAGCTGACCATCGTCCTTTCGAGCATCTCCGTGGCGTGCAAGCAGATTGCCTCCCTAGTCCAACGGGCCAGCATCGCCAATCTCACAGGCGTCCAGGGCGCCGTCAACGTCCAAGGCGAAGACCAGAAGAAACTTGATGTCATCTCTAACGAAGTAATCGATTAATCAACACTCAATCTGCCCTTTCTGTTCTGCAAGTAACTACAAAGTTTGGCAATTCTCGTAAACTACAGGTGTTCTCAAATTGTCTGACATCAAGCGGGCGTACAGGAATCATAGCCTCAGAAGAGGAGGACGTGCCGGTGGCCGTAGAAGAGAGCTACTCCGGCAATTACATCGTGGTGTTCGACCCCCTCGACGGCTCCTCCAACATCGACGCGGCCGTCTCCACTGGCTCCATCTTTGGCATCTACAGTCCCAATGATGAGTGCCTTGCTGACACCGGTGACGATGCCACAGTATACATGCTCCCTTTCCTAATCTTTTTCCCCCGGTCCGAACACACGTAGTAGATTGAATCTTATGGTTCTGACCTTTGTAATATGGCAATGACAGCTCGATCAGACGGAGCAGAGGTGCGTGGTCACCGTGTGCCAGCCTGGAAGCAACCTACTTGCCGCAGGATACTGCATGTACTCCAGCTCAGTGA contains the following coding sequences:
- the LOC109708756 gene encoding fructose-1,6-bisphosphatase, chloroplastic, whose product is MAASAAISAPSQLLCSRASTRISPFPHLVLSLLPGRACSHHVRSSPASNIRCAAVDATASQVETVATKKKSSFAVQTLTTWLLKQEQAGNIDTELTIVLSSISVACKQIASLVQRASIANLTGVQGAVNVQGEDQKKLDVISNEVFSNCLTSSGRTGIIASEEEDVPVAVEESYSGNYIVVFDPLDGSSNIDAAVSTGSIFGIYSPNDECLADTGDDATLDQTEQRCVVTVCQPGSNLLAAGYCMYSSSVIFVLTVGEGVFVFTLDPMYGEFVLTQEEVKIPRAGKIYAFNEGNYQLWEDKLKQYMDILKDPGPSGKPYSARYIGSLVGDFHRTLLYGGIYGYPRDKKNKNGKLRLLYECAPMSFIVEQAGGKGSDGHQRILDIKPEEIHQRVPLFIGSVEEVEKLEKFLA